Proteins from a single region of Chloroherpeton thalassium ATCC 35110:
- a CDS encoding class I fructose-bisphosphate aldolase has product MSAVGTSLTVDIEQILGSEAKELLEYSAKFPKESLHLPGPDFIDRVWSISDRPVNVLRNLQTIYNTGRLAGTGYLSILPVDQGIEHSAGASFAPNPIYFDPENIVKLAIEGGCNAVTSTLGVLGSVARKYAHKIPFVVKLNHNELLTYPNKFDQIMFAEVEQAFDMGAVGVGATIYFGSDESARQIIEVSQAFKLAHELGMTTILWCYLRNPSFKTSEKDYHVAADITAQANHLGVTIEADIIKQKLPENNGGFTALNFSKTHKKVYSELTTENPIDLTRYQVMNCYMGRAGLINSGGASGSNDLFDAVKTAVINKRAGGMGLISGRKAFQKEMTEGVKILNAIQDVYLSQDVTIA; this is encoded by the coding sequence ATGAGCGCAGTTGGAACATCACTAACGGTAGACATTGAACAAATACTTGGCAGCGAAGCAAAAGAGCTTCTTGAGTATTCTGCAAAATTCCCGAAGGAAAGCCTTCACCTCCCAGGGCCGGACTTCATCGACCGTGTTTGGTCAATTAGCGACCGTCCGGTTAATGTGCTCCGCAACTTGCAAACCATTTACAACACAGGTAGACTTGCTGGAACTGGATATCTTTCCATCCTGCCTGTCGACCAAGGCATCGAGCACTCCGCAGGCGCTTCATTTGCACCAAATCCAATTTATTTTGACCCGGAAAACATTGTTAAACTTGCCATTGAAGGCGGTTGCAATGCGGTTACTTCAACACTTGGTGTTTTAGGTTCAGTTGCCAGAAAATATGCGCACAAAATTCCATTCGTTGTAAAATTGAACCACAACGAGCTGCTCACTTATCCAAACAAGTTCGATCAGATCATGTTTGCTGAGGTTGAACAAGCATTTGATATGGGTGCTGTGGGCGTTGGCGCAACTATCTACTTCGGTTCTGACGAATCAGCTCGCCAAATTATCGAAGTTTCACAAGCGTTCAAACTGGCTCACGAATTGGGCATGACCACCATTCTTTGGTGCTACCTCCGCAACCCAAGCTTCAAAACCAGCGAGAAAGATTATCATGTCGCTGCGGATATTACCGCTCAGGCCAATCACCTTGGCGTTACCATCGAAGCTGACATTATCAAACAAAAACTTCCTGAAAACAACGGCGGATTCACTGCTCTCAACTTCAGTAAAACACACAAAAAAGTTTATTCCGAATTGACAACCGAGAATCCTATCGACCTTACCCGCTACCAGGTTATGAACTGCTACATGGGACGCGCCGGATTGATTAACTCCGGTGGCGCTTCTGGTTCAAACGATCTTTTTGATGCGGTAAAAACAGCGGTTATCAACAAACGCGCTGGCGGCATGGGACTCATTTCCGGCAGAAAAGCTTTCCAGAAGGAAATGACCGAAGGCGTGAAGATTTTGAACGCTATTCAAGACGTTTATCTTTCACAAGACGTTACGATTGCCTAA
- a CDS encoding circadian clock KaiB family protein, with amino-acid sequence MAKFKLTLYITGHTPRSEMAIFNLRNLCENKLSGEYELEIVDVLENPEIAEKERILATPTLMKLSPPPTRRITGDLSDHEKLINGLDLHKLNNRYSEKSE; translated from the coding sequence ATGGCCAAATTTAAGTTGACATTATACATTACAGGACATACGCCTCGTTCGGAAATGGCCATTTTCAACCTGAGAAATCTTTGTGAAAATAAGCTGTCTGGCGAGTATGAGCTTGAAATTGTTGATGTCTTAGAAAACCCTGAGATTGCTGAGAAGGAACGGATATTAGCTACTCCAACATTGATGAAATTATCCCCTCCACCAACGCGTCGAATTACAGGCGATTTATCAGACCATGAAAAACTCATAAATGGTCTTGACTTACATAAGCTAAATAATCGTTATTCTGAAAAATCAGAATAA
- the kaiC gene encoding circadian clock protein KaiC, whose protein sequence is MLIEKLETGIEGFEHISNGGLPKNRTTLIAGTAGSAKTVFAAQFLVEGIRQHGEAGVFVTFEELPDDIRRNMLGFGWSIQEWEQEQKWAFIDAAPRPSDDSIIAGDYDLGGLLARIENAVTHLKAKRVSLDSIGAILNRFQDLGIFRRELFRISSALKTMGVTAIMTAERTAEYGDIARYGVEEFVADNVIILRNVLEHEKRRRTVEILKFRGTSHQKGEFPFTIDPQQGIIVIPISAIELKQKSSDTRITSGVAELDKMCGGGFFRDSIILVSGPTGNGKTLLATQFIAGGVSNDERCLLFAFEESREQLFRNAIGWGIDFEQFEKKGKLKVMCEYPEVTSLEDHLIRMKDAIVEFKPNRVAVDSLSALERVSTIRGFREFVIGLTSYIKHHEVVGLFTATTPSLMGGTSVTESHISTITDSIILLRYVEMFGEMHRGLTVLKMRGSIHEKEIREFMIDDKGLHLGKPFRNIIGILSGNPQHFVSSEEDRLGGMFQDPSGATLP, encoded by the coding sequence ATGTTGATAGAAAAATTAGAGACCGGGATTGAAGGGTTTGAGCATATTTCGAATGGTGGATTACCTAAAAATCGAACCACTTTGATTGCGGGAACTGCCGGCAGTGCCAAAACGGTATTTGCTGCGCAATTTTTAGTTGAAGGCATTCGTCAGCATGGAGAGGCTGGGGTGTTTGTGACTTTTGAAGAATTGCCCGATGACATTCGCAGAAATATGCTTGGTTTTGGCTGGTCAATTCAAGAGTGGGAGCAAGAGCAAAAATGGGCATTTATTGATGCGGCGCCTCGTCCGTCCGATGATTCGATTATCGCTGGCGATTACGATCTGGGCGGGTTGCTTGCGAGAATTGAAAATGCCGTTACCCATCTAAAGGCAAAGCGTGTTTCTCTGGATTCCATTGGTGCGATTCTGAACCGATTCCAAGATTTGGGGATTTTTCGGCGCGAATTGTTCCGCATTTCTTCTGCGCTGAAAACGATGGGCGTGACCGCTATTATGACGGCTGAAAGAACGGCTGAATATGGTGACATCGCGCGCTACGGCGTAGAAGAGTTCGTGGCGGATAACGTGATTATTCTCAGAAACGTCTTAGAACATGAAAAGCGCCGCAGAACGGTAGAAATATTAAAATTTCGCGGAACCTCTCACCAAAAAGGTGAATTTCCTTTCACCATTGACCCGCAGCAAGGCATCATTGTTATTCCAATTTCGGCTATTGAACTCAAGCAGAAGTCTTCAGATACGCGCATTACTTCGGGCGTTGCGGAACTGGATAAAATGTGCGGTGGTGGATTTTTCCGAGATTCCATCATTCTGGTTTCCGGCCCAACCGGCAACGGAAAAACGCTGTTGGCAACGCAATTTATTGCAGGTGGCGTTAGCAACGATGAGCGCTGTTTGCTGTTTGCGTTTGAAGAAAGCCGCGAACAGCTGTTCCGAAATGCGATTGGCTGGGGAATTGATTTTGAGCAATTTGAGAAAAAAGGAAAGCTCAAGGTAATGTGTGAATATCCAGAAGTCACAAGCCTCGAAGATCATCTCATTCGAATGAAAGATGCCATCGTAGAGTTTAAGCCAAACCGCGTTGCGGTGGATAGTTTATCAGCGCTCGAACGCGTTTCCACCATTCGAGGTTTTCGTGAATTTGTCATAGGCTTGACTTCCTACATTAAGCATCATGAAGTGGTTGGCCTTTTCACTGCAACAACGCCATCATTAATGGGCGGCACTTCTGTCACCGAATCGCACATTTCAACCATTACGGATTCCATTATTTTGCTTCGTTATGTTGAAATGTTTGGCGAAATGCATCGTGGACTCACCGTGCTAAAAATGCGCGGTTCAATTCATGAAAAAGAAATTCGTGAATTTATGATCGATGATAAAGGGCTGCATTTAGGGAAACCTTTCAGAAATATCATCGGGATTTTGTCGGGAAATCCTCAGCACTTTGTTTCAAGCGAGGAAGATCGGCTTGGTGGCATGTTCCAAGATCCAAGTGGGGCGACGCTTCCTTAG
- a CDS encoding roadblock/LC7 domain-containing protein gives MDIITQLMLKNFSEAIALLDAHPSVTGVLLLDTEGLILGSSLSNQERSELLAPTYLSLMIDIYKHMNALDEIANQVCLVQSKQLVLIQPIYDIILVVYTEKKELDELQSKIKAAVSILKAIAQPEF, from the coding sequence TTGGACATTATTACGCAACTTATGTTAAAAAATTTTAGTGAGGCGATTGCGCTACTTGATGCACATCCATCGGTAACAGGAGTATTACTTCTCGATACGGAGGGCTTGATACTTGGAAGTTCGCTTTCTAATCAAGAACGCTCTGAACTTCTCGCACCCACTTATCTATCTTTGATGATAGATATTTACAAGCACATGAATGCACTTGATGAAATTGCAAATCAGGTTTGTTTGGTTCAGAGTAAACAGTTAGTATTGATTCAACCGATTTATGATATTATTTTGGTTGTCTATACCGAAAAAAAAGAACTTGACGAGCTACAATCCAAAATTAAAGCTGCGGTATCGATTTTAAAAGCCATAGCTCAACCGGAATTCTAA
- a CDS encoding GAF domain-containing protein, producing MNTEEMAVSLREKLQSIKLLPNFPFKTVLNFNLLIQEWYRAFQKSDLLNRSMGEALRQELDLAPELRQPIYDLSLVEKHRELIDALFLLAFPHGVAEHDYTAAFVPFTENWIYESPSYKKQFGEYGGIWHRLLNLNEVLLHYGKTLRAYTYIAKRFYNLDVDFDYPIVVVLPDTVHGLDRYYKIDLNVQYVDIKVCGKFKKLSKADIKLLMANLSDLEVWLKVIPPENFEFHGFSIIKLTDVTDHEVISGLKRDLIEKESIISDAKFQSLQQKLRILLRLPDISMAMGLFQNDEFRVLNAGCKDKFRDSRFEKLRYSRSEILGTIYDFDWQPDQIKTINDLREYPNPTIFEEFLLEKQIRSLLIAPLYYQGKLIGGLEISSSVPDALNELVAIRLHEVLPLFSMAVNRTIQELNSDVQAIIKDKFTVIHPSVEWRFQEAALRLIDNRQFDPNAEIEEIVFKDVIPLFGVSDIRGSSTNRNEAIQADLIDQLELAKSCLVRAHHTRPLPILEEMIFRIDKKISLITERLSTEVESLAIDLLRREIEPLFAHLCSFSLEVKAAIDRYWKQIDPMVGVLYKKRKAFDDSVTQIADAVSSYIEIEEVKAQRMYPHYFEKHKTDGVDYGLYVGGSLVPDGQFDPIYLKNLRLWQLILMCGIARQTECMKHNLPLPLETTHLILVQSSPLSIRFRPDEKLFDVDGTYNVRYEIIKKRIDKALIKGTSERVTQPGKIAIVYSQQKEIDEYRAYINYLQSTGCITEKVEELEIEDLQGVQGLYALRITVDSQSTAMLSDEVVQEAMTLLN from the coding sequence ATGAATACCGAAGAAATGGCGGTTTCTCTTAGAGAAAAGCTGCAGTCCATTAAGCTCCTCCCAAATTTTCCATTTAAAACAGTTTTAAACTTCAATTTATTGATACAGGAATGGTATCGGGCATTTCAGAAATCGGATTTGTTAAATCGATCGATGGGGGAAGCCTTGCGCCAAGAACTTGATCTCGCTCCTGAGTTGCGTCAACCCATTTACGATTTAAGTCTTGTTGAAAAGCATAGAGAGCTCATTGATGCCTTATTTTTGCTGGCATTTCCTCATGGTGTTGCCGAGCACGACTATACAGCGGCTTTTGTTCCTTTCACGGAAAATTGGATATATGAGTCGCCATCCTATAAGAAGCAGTTTGGCGAATATGGTGGCATTTGGCATCGTTTGCTAAACTTGAACGAGGTGCTCTTGCACTATGGAAAAACGCTTCGTGCCTACACCTATATCGCTAAGAGATTTTATAATCTTGATGTGGATTTTGATTATCCCATTGTGGTTGTGCTGCCAGATACGGTGCATGGGCTGGATCGATACTACAAAATCGATTTGAACGTTCAATATGTTGATATTAAGGTCTGTGGGAAGTTCAAAAAGTTGAGCAAAGCTGATATCAAGCTGCTAATGGCGAATTTGTCAGATCTGGAAGTTTGGTTAAAAGTGATTCCGCCAGAAAACTTTGAGTTTCATGGGTTTTCCATTATTAAGCTGACCGATGTAACCGATCATGAGGTGATTTCAGGCTTAAAGCGCGATTTGATAGAGAAGGAATCTATTATTTCAGACGCGAAGTTTCAATCGCTCCAGCAAAAGTTGCGCATATTGCTGCGGTTGCCAGATATTTCTATGGCAATGGGTTTATTTCAAAACGATGAGTTTCGAGTCTTAAATGCCGGTTGTAAAGATAAGTTTCGCGATTCGCGCTTTGAAAAGCTGCGTTATAGCCGATCGGAAATTCTTGGCACAATTTACGATTTTGATTGGCAGCCTGATCAAATTAAGACCATTAACGATTTGAGAGAGTATCCCAATCCGACGATTTTTGAAGAATTTCTATTAGAGAAACAAATTCGCAGTTTGTTGATTGCGCCACTTTATTATCAAGGTAAGCTGATTGGCGGGTTGGAAATTAGTTCTTCAGTTCCGGACGCATTAAATGAACTTGTGGCTATTCGGCTGCATGAAGTTCTCCCGCTCTTTTCGATGGCCGTAAACCGCACCATACAAGAATTAAATAGCGATGTTCAGGCGATAATCAAGGATAAATTTACGGTGATTCATCCATCTGTCGAATGGCGTTTTCAAGAAGCCGCTTTACGCTTGATCGACAACCGGCAGTTTGATCCCAACGCTGAGATTGAAGAAATTGTCTTCAAGGATGTGATTCCGTTGTTTGGTGTTTCAGATATTCGGGGATCTTCAACCAATAGAAACGAGGCCATCCAGGCTGATTTGATCGATCAGCTTGAATTGGCAAAATCGTGTTTGGTTCGTGCGCATCATACGCGGCCATTGCCAATTTTGGAAGAGATGATTTTTCGAATTGATAAAAAGATCTCGCTCATTACAGAACGCCTCAGCACCGAAGTTGAAAGTTTGGCAATTGATTTGCTAAGACGAGAAATTGAGCCCTTGTTTGCGCATCTTTGTAGTTTTAGCCTTGAGGTCAAAGCTGCAATTGATCGTTATTGGAAGCAAATTGATCCGATGGTTGGCGTGTTGTATAAAAAACGAAAAGCGTTTGATGACAGCGTTACGCAAATTGCTGATGCGGTTAGTAGTTATATTGAAATCGAGGAGGTAAAAGCTCAGCGAATGTATCCCCATTATTTTGAAAAGCATAAAACCGATGGTGTGGATTATGGCCTTTATGTTGGTGGTTCTTTAGTTCCCGACGGCCAGTTTGACCCGATCTATTTGAAAAATTTGCGGTTATGGCAATTAATTCTTATGTGTGGCATCGCCAGGCAAACAGAATGTATGAAGCATAACCTGCCGTTGCCACTCGAAACCACACATTTGATTTTGGTGCAAAGTAGTCCGTTGTCCATTCGGTTTCGCCCCGACGAAAAACTGTTCGACGTAGATGGTACTTACAATGTTCGCTATGAAATTATTAAAAAGCGCATTGACAAAGCGCTCATAAAAGGAACATCAGAACGGGTGACACAACCTGGAAAAATTGCAATTGTTTATTCTCAGCAAAAAGAAATAGATGAGTACAGGGCTTATATAAACTATCTGCAATCTACAGGCTGCATCACTGAGAAAGTTGAAGAGCTTGAAATCGAGGATTTGCAAGGTGTGCAAGGGCTCTATGCTTTGCGCATTACGGTGGATAGTCAATCAACCGCCATGTTGAGCGATGAGGTGGTTCAAGAGGCAATGACCTTACTCAACTAA
- a CDS encoding BLUF domain-containing protein, whose protein sequence is MNLHRVVYYSMAAPGLSMKDVDEILKKSNEKNKRLFLSGGLLYCQGVFIQVLEGGLTELNELLIKLYADVRHQTITILEFVPIQKRQFEGWEMSMVFFNSSRDFQDEYMKYSSTSEFHPRFLNAPQWTELIQDLLIQKRLKSRKV, encoded by the coding sequence ATGAACCTACATCGTGTTGTTTATTATAGCATGGCAGCCCCTGGGCTATCTATGAAAGATGTTGATGAAATTCTGAAGAAATCAAATGAAAAAAATAAACGGTTATTTCTTTCCGGCGGGTTGCTTTATTGCCAAGGCGTGTTCATTCAAGTTTTGGAAGGTGGCCTTACCGAGCTCAACGAGCTTTTAATCAAGCTTTATGCAGATGTCCGCCACCAAACCATCACCATTTTGGAATTTGTCCCTATTCAGAAAAGGCAATTTGAAGGCTGGGAAATGTCTATGGTGTTCTTCAATAGTTCTCGTGATTTTCAGGACGAGTACATGAAGTACAGCTCGACCAGCGAGTTCCACCCACGATTTTTAAATGCGCCGCAGTGGACGGAACTCATCCAGGATTTGCTCATCCAAAAAAGACTCAAATCCAGAAAAGTTTGA
- a CDS encoding response regulator, protein MSPSAAESEEAKRRVLVVDDEQSIAMGILKMLHQNNLYSASHAPNGEKALEFLSNAPYDLVITDIRMPGMNGIDLLKHVRSHYPNIGVIIMTAYGSPEVQDEASRRGSLSYIEKPFDLSKLQSIIEDFFSKKNIKHDAADDPQPEESVQGIIPGLQLMDVVQMNCLSRMTCTLLIKSSGEVKQGIICFKKGNITHAETHSASGTRSGKDAFFELASWQGGSFDTIQEVPDTVTIVDSWEQLLIESMQYVSDVTEDTDAKTPKVRPKVKEEIHSEAESGDTSKMLDRIMDGAEAHAVYMITSDGFVIDKRLKEEQLDLVKSSDEIAKILPNILSVSQAINAGKLHEINFRFANSIMMIRNVEDSDLLIIVISPSSVPSGNMYKSILKESENLKKII, encoded by the coding sequence ATGTCACCTTCCGCAGCAGAATCTGAAGAGGCCAAACGCCGCGTCTTAGTTGTTGATGATGAACAAAGCATTGCGATGGGCATTTTGAAAATGCTTCATCAAAATAATTTGTATTCTGCCAGTCATGCGCCCAATGGAGAAAAAGCACTGGAATTTTTATCAAATGCCCCTTATGACTTGGTTATTACGGATATTCGTATGCCGGGCATGAATGGAATTGATCTCCTCAAGCATGTTCGCAGTCACTACCCCAATATTGGGGTCATCATTATGACGGCCTATGGCTCTCCCGAAGTTCAAGATGAAGCTTCACGAAGAGGTTCTTTGTCTTACATCGAAAAACCGTTTGATTTATCTAAACTTCAGTCAATTATCGAAGACTTCTTCAGCAAGAAAAATATCAAGCACGATGCGGCTGATGACCCCCAACCTGAAGAAAGTGTGCAAGGAATTATTCCTGGACTGCAGCTCATGGATGTGGTTCAAATGAACTGCCTGTCGCGCATGACCTGCACCCTGCTTATTAAAAGCAGTGGCGAAGTAAAGCAAGGCATTATCTGTTTCAAGAAAGGGAACATCACACACGCAGAAACACACTCGGCTTCCGGCACACGCTCTGGAAAAGATGCTTTTTTTGAATTGGCATCGTGGCAAGGCGGCAGTTTTGATACGATTCAAGAAGTGCCCGACACGGTAACCATCGTAGATAGCTGGGAACAGCTTTTAATTGAATCCATGCAATATGTCAGCGATGTGACGGAAGATACGGACGCGAAAACGCCAAAGGTCCGCCCAAAAGTTAAAGAGGAAATTCACAGCGAGGCTGAAAGTGGCGATACATCGAAAATGCTCGATCGAATTATGGACGGCGCAGAAGCGCATGCTGTTTATATGATTACCAGCGACGGCTTTGTGATCGATAAGCGCTTAAAAGAAGAACAGCTCGACCTGGTAAAATCCAGCGATGAAATTGCCAAAATTTTGCCAAATATTCTTTCTGTGAGCCAAGCCATCAACGCAGGAAAATTGCATGAAATTAACTTTCGATTTGCTAACAGCATTATGATGATTCGCAATGTTGAGGATAGCGATCTCCTGATCATTGTTATTTCACCATCCAGCGTACCATCAGGAAATATGTACAAGTCCATCTTAAAAGAATCCGAAAATCTGAAGAAAATCATTTGA
- a CDS encoding chemotaxis protein CheW, with protein MHQYLICRIGRHLFALPSRHVKKATSVLPHLKIPLLKPFILGLVFYNKQFIYKIALDSLLDLGLYKSFSEVTSDATLVLEINETMFCATVNDVNTIATIEHTKIKALSGLPENSNEFFPNKKYLSGYFEQGKNDIYIINLSEVHHSCFQNNLETGI; from the coding sequence ATGCACCAATATTTGATTTGTAGAATTGGAAGGCACCTTTTCGCATTGCCGTCTCGCCATGTCAAAAAAGCAACTTCGGTGCTCCCCCATTTAAAAATACCCTTGCTAAAACCATTTATTTTAGGGTTGGTTTTCTACAATAAGCAATTCATTTATAAAATCGCCTTAGATAGCCTTTTAGATCTTGGCTTATATAAAAGTTTCTCCGAGGTCACATCCGATGCAACCTTGGTTCTTGAAATCAATGAAACCATGTTTTGCGCGACTGTTAATGATGTGAATACCATTGCGACCATTGAACACACCAAGATTAAAGCACTCTCCGGCTTGCCAGAAAATTCAAACGAGTTTTTCCCTAATAAAAAATATCTTAGCGGATATTTTGAGCAGGGGAAAAATGATATATATATCATAAACTTATCTGAAGTACATCATTCATGTTTTCAGAATAATTTAGAAACGGGAATTTAA
- a CDS encoding chemotaxis protein CheW gives MKKSSAPKSTKTQERTTDILICEIGKELFGIEASLVKIVTEFSELDPGVIIEPYIGSIALSDTKIPLINLAQFFQLNSTDHQNKHTAVIVSFNDKDFYSVVISNIIGITQVKVFHKIPEQGLLYKNVYKSLFSYQETFLLLLDLQTLFDKIVEQEQLKGHL, from the coding sequence ATGAAAAAAAGCTCAGCACCAAAAAGCACCAAAACGCAGGAACGGACAACAGACATCTTGATATGTGAAATCGGGAAGGAATTGTTTGGCATTGAAGCCAGCTTGGTTAAAATTGTGACTGAATTTTCTGAGCTCGACCCCGGCGTGATTATCGAACCTTATATTGGCTCCATTGCTTTGTCCGATACAAAGATTCCCTTGATTAACCTGGCACAGTTTTTTCAGCTCAATAGCACTGACCACCAAAACAAACACACCGCAGTAATTGTGTCTTTCAATGATAAAGATTTTTACTCCGTTGTTATTTCAAATATCATTGGAATTACTCAGGTAAAGGTTTTTCACAAAATTCCTGAGCAAGGGCTTTTGTATAAAAACGTATATAAATCACTATTTTCTTATCAAGAAACATTTTTACTATTGCTTGACTTGCAAACGTTGTTCGATAAGATTGTTGAACAGGAACAGCTCAAAGGCCACCTATAA